A segment of the Pan paniscus chromosome 9, NHGRI_mPanPan1-v2.0_pri, whole genome shotgun sequence genome:
TGCTGAAAAAAAtcgggtaaaaaaaaaaaattacagagggAAGTGTGACAGTAGGAAAAGCACTGGGTTCAAGCCAGAAGACCTGCCTTTACTGTTATGGCCATCATACCTATCTCTTGATTGTGAGGACCAAATGAGACAATGTACATGAAAGCACATATTAAGCTGCAGAGTGTCATGCTAGGTATTATTTGGGGGTTTAAGGATAATTATCTATAAAGATAGCAAGCaatcatctatattttaaaatcatttatataAAGTCATTAGGATCATTTAGGAAAGAGAGGAtggaaactaacatttattaaatactaaCTATACCAGGTAccttattacattattttatttaatcgtCATGTATCCCTATAAGTAATATTCTTCTCTTTTATAGAGTAAGAAATTGAGATTCAGGAATATTAATTTGCCCAGGATCATCGAAGTGGAATGAACATCAAAAGCCTATTCCCTCTGCTTGGCCACTTCCACCTCATTTTACTAAGTTTCCCCATGTCTGTGTTAGTAAACTAATAACTAAAAGGGTCTTGcattttaaatagctttttaaCCCAAGAGCATGCCACATTTAACCAGAGGCCCATAGAACAAACTAAAAATTACAACCTAAAAGGATGTTTCTAAGGTTGTATTGAGAAGGAATTGAGCTCTTGAATCCCTAGAATTCCTTATTAATACTTTATTCTTctgttaaaagttttatttttaaaagtttcatacAGTGTGTATATTGGTGTGATAATCCTACAGAAAAATCAAGCAGTTATGTTTTTTCACAGAtaacacataaaatattaaacagaaaGCCTATGTTATTCATTGGACTGAAGCTTGTATGCAATAAACCTTAGTTGGACCAGGAGTAAATGTATGGTTTGATATTCAGAGAATCTCATTCTTAGAAGCAACAAAGTGTAGTTAACACTAACTTGTTCATTCTTAAATCAGTAGTCCTCTCCTCCCAAAAAAGAGATCTTAAATTATTTTCGTTTTAAAGTCATCTACTAACAAGTAAGTTTTTATTCAACTTAATTAAATCTAACACCACAAGACAATTTTGTTTTAGTTATTGTTTTGGTTTGAGTTGAGttgaaagatttcttttttttcttctcagcttACCACAGTGCGGAGACTGCTTTCTGAAAAGGCCACTCATGTGAACACTAGGGATGAAGATGAGTATACCCCTCTTCATCGAGCAGCCTACAGTGGACACTTAGATATTGTCCAGGAGCTCATTGCACAGGGGGCAGATGTTCATGCAGTGACTGTGGATGGCTGGACGCCCCTGCATAGTGCTTGTAAGTGGAATAATACCAGAGTGGCTTCTTTCTTACTGCAGCATGATGCAGATATCAATGCCCAAACAAAAGGCCTCTTGACCCCCTTGCATCTTGCTGCTGGGAACAGAGACAGCAAGGATACCCTAGAACTCCTCCTGATGAACCGTTACGTCAAACCAGGGCTGAAAAACAACTTGGAAGAAACTGCATTTGATATTGCCAGGAGGACAAGTATCTATCACTACCTCTTTGAAATTGTGGAAGGCTGTACAAATTCTTCACCTCAGTCTTAACAATTCTAGTACTTTTCCTAAGTTTCTAAATACCAGTGCCTCCTGTGTGTGAGATGTATTCCCATAATCAAAGTTGACGTCAAACATCTTACTACAAAAATTCAGTGATATTCATTATAACATTCTTCCAAGTGAATTGCCTGACTTTGATGtcaaaatgtatttgaaagtAATTTGCATATATCTTTAATGATTTCTGTggagtttgtgatttttttatcagaaataattttaatgtgtGTATACTTAAAAACTTGACACGGGTTGTACAGAAACTGGTATTTTTGGTGCTGATAcaagagaaatgtatttttaaatatcccaCATCCTGGATCTTTGTTGGGTATTTAGTATattgacatatatttttataaggtGAGGTAACTCAGAACTTAATTTAAAAGTCTTAAATATTCTGATACAATTCAGCTGTCTTCTCTTCCTTACCATAGCCAGTTGCTTTCATTTTAAACCAGAGCAAGTAACATATTAGTGACTTGAATCTTcataagttaaagaaaaaaacagcaaaaaacctAGATCTTTGTCTTTTAGAACACAGACCATTTTCAGGAAAGCAGTTAGCTAAGTGTTTAATTCATGAATATTGTATACTGCCTCCCCTACCACAATTTACACAATCCTGTGGATAGTCCTACCTCACCCTGGTCAACCTACATGATCCTTAAGCTAATGGCGAATCACGATGACCTTGTAGACATGCACACAACTATACCTTTGTCCAACAGATCATAATATATCTGCTATCCAACTGGTTTTACCTGCCTAATCCTACTGATTTGGGCACTGCTTGTATAGTCTCTCAAGTTCACAGGAAATGTTGATTTTCTAAGGTCCTCATTTTTACAGACTATACAGGCAAAGTGACAGGGGAAAAGGAATTAGTCTAAGAGTAAGGGGATGATTATTATATTGAGGCTAAAACCACAAAGTGGctcaggctttaaaaaaaaacactgtggATAATGACAAAAAGcataagtaaaaatatttgagaaaaataaagtacaagTTTTGAACAACACAAAAGGCATGAATTCATTTTTTACCTGTGTATGTCTTTCTTGGATCCAGAACATTATTCATCCAGCACGCACTTAGTTATTTAACATCTACTCTCTCAGTCTCTCCAGCAGCAATTTTGCATTGTCTTTCTAGCCCCTCTGTGATTATTCCCAAAGTTTTGTCTTCTCAACACCACAACACTCTAGGGGAAGGGAACTAAACCAATTGCTCTTTACttcagttaaatttttaaaatgtccaccAAGGCTTATCTCTTTCAAGCCATCCTATGTAACCCAGTCACCCTAGACTAAGTAATAATGTTATTTAATCaaagattaaatatttatttttgcttagaacTTATTAGATCATCTCAGAAAAGTCAGAGATAATATATGAACTGAATCATCGTGACAACAGGATCTTGAGAGTTAGTGCTTTAGTTTATGTTGTGATCTCTTCCTAGGGAGATGCTTTGTGGCAAAGGTTGCTTTCTGTTTGATCTGGCCTAAGTT
Coding sequences within it:
- the ANKRD49 gene encoding ankyrin repeat domain-containing protein 49, with the protein product MEKEKGNDDGIPDQENSLDFSEHFNQLELLETHGHLIPTGTQSLWVGNSDEDEEQDDKNEEWYRLQEKKMEKDPSRLLLWAAEKNRLTTVRRLLSEKATHVNTRDEDEYTPLHRAAYSGHLDIVQELIAQGADVHAVTVDGWTPLHSACKWNNTRVASFLLQHDADINAQTKGLLTPLHLAAGNRDSKDTLELLLMNRYVKPGLKNNLEETAFDIARRTSIYHYLFEIVEGCTNSSPQS